In Helianthus annuus cultivar XRQ/B chromosome 9, HanXRQr2.0-SUNRISE, whole genome shotgun sequence, the following are encoded in one genomic region:
- the LOC118481718 gene encoding extensin-like, protein MSTSPQEPWRLYVEPGRRSVSLSSSPSYQHSFGPHSENEPNNQQPAFIPLQRSNSHHSFGDPTPVFQSRFNPANLLPEPVGFNPLGPEDHFSGENDMDEDTDPVEPASGTPNHPIEISDGSSFHGSPYRGPDSFMDKFNQYDWYFTPSEHSHHEQQQDPSVGHQFVAVTPPPPPPVEHQPPSEPPRRRSTPQPSSGSHYPPLQEEEDPQMGGPTSPIPDVNSVPVVPPLGFDNPIPAYAGSAAYNPFEQPAHTHYNYNYNYGYAEVDPYQVARDYNALHPEGPYGGPWTTGYPTYGYQHQPPPPPVYQPPQPQIQQEVLERLNHVEQEVREDRRERQGFFKGLSDLLRGSRRGGVIENPFIVIYVVIQRYSSIQLSLVLYA, encoded by the exons ATGAGCACAAGCCCGCaagagccatggaggctctatgTCGAACCCGGAAGGCGATCTGTATCCCTTAGCTCTTCACCATCGTACCAACACTCTTTTGGGCCCCATTCAgaaaacgagcccaacaaccAGCAGCCAGCTTTCATACCTTtacagagatccaactctcatcATTCTTTTGGCGACCCAACACCCGTTTTCCAAAGCCGATTTAACCCGGCTAACCTTCTgccagaacccgtgggttttaacccacttggaccggaagaccacttttCAGGGGAAAACGacatggatgaggatactgaCCCCGTGGAACCTGCATCAGGAACGCCGAATCATCCCATTgagatctcagatgggtcatCATTCCATGGATCGCCATACCGCGGACCGGACAGTTTTATGGACAAATTCAATCAGTatgattggtatttcaccccGTCTGAGCACTCGCATCAcgagcagcaacaggatccttcggtGGGTCATCAATTTGTGGCAGTcacgccgccgccaccaccgccagtGGAGCACCAGCCGCCttcggagccaccgaggcggagaag TACTCCCCagccatcaagtggcagccactacccgccacttcaggaggaagaggaCCCGCAGATGGGTGGTCCAACAAGCCCTATACCAGATGTCAACTCAGTACCTGTGGTACCACCTTTGGGTTTCGATAACCCGATTCCTGCGTATGCTGGGTCAGCAGCATACAACCCCTTCGAGCAGCCGGCGCAcacccactacaactacaactacaactacggTTATGCGGAGGTAGATCCGTATCAAGTAGCTCGGGATTACAATGCCCTTCACCCTGAAGGACCATACGGAGGGCCATGGACTACTGGttacccgacttatgggtaccagcatcaGCCACCTCCTCCACCGGTGTATCAGCCGCCACAGCCACAGATTCAGCAGGAAGTCCTTGAAAGGCTGAACCACGTCGAACAAGAGGTTCGTGAAGACCGCAGAGAGCGGCAAGGTTTCTTCAAAGGGCTATCAGATTTGCTTAGGGGAAGTCGAAGAGGAGGGGTCATTGAGAACCCTTTTATTGTTATTTATGTTGTAATTCAACGTTATTCCAGTATTCAGCTCAGCCTTGTGTTGTATGCGTGA